The genomic region ACAGAGGTGAAGGATGACTTCTTGCCCAGAGATCTGTGGGTCGGAGTACGGAGAGCAAGTTCAAGCCAATGGGAACTGCCAGCAGTACGGAGTCCGCTCCTACCTACACCAGGtaccactcacacatacacacacaagcacatggcGTATATActcaaaataaatacaagtatAGGGCTTCCCTCAGCACATATGAACCATTCTCTGTTACACACTCGTGTCATCACGTCCTCTTTTCGTAATCACTTTACTGCTTCTTTGTGAAACTTGGGGTTTCAGATATTGATTTCTTGTGGGTTATAATTTGTTTATGTGAAATGTGAGTGGAGCATCTCTTTCTCTATGATCCCAGTTTTATGAGGAGTGCACAGCTTCCATTTGGGAACGCGATGAAGATTTTCAGATTCAGAGATCACCTAGCAGGTGGAGCTCTTTACTCTGGAAGGTAAGGttaactttaaaaacaacaacacacaaccgaGCCTCAGCTGCTTTTATTATCATTCTGTTATCAAGTCTTTGCTTTTATTACAGCCCCCGATGTTTTTTGTCCTCTGTCCAGGTCTGTCTCGTGTTCGGCTCCCTAATCTTGGTGTCAGGCTTCATCATTGTTTTGGTGGGATACACCACTCCAACCAGGATCGAAGCATTTGGAGAGGATGATCTACTTTTTGTTGACAGGTATAGAAACAATACAgtcaaataaaagttaaaaaatcaTGTTCTTATTTGGCTTTACTGTAGATCTAACAACTGTAATAAtggctgtgtttttatttattgcctGCCTAGTGGGTTCTATATAAGGGTagagattttaaaagtaacgGTTGGTCTCATTATTGTAGAGTTTTTTCATGCTTCATGTTTGCGGATATTAGTTGTACAGAAACACAATGTTACATTTCCAAATAAAGCCCTAAACTACTCGTCTTTTTCTCGAACAGCCATGCTGTCAGTTTCAACCGCGCCCTGGACGTCTGCAAGCTGACGGGTGCCGTGTTGTTCTGTGTGGGCGGCACCTCCATGGCTGTGGGCCTCCTGCTGTCAGCCTTTGCCAAAAGCTATTCCAAAGAAGAATTGTATCTGCAGCAAAAGTTTAAGGAGAGGTTGGCAGATCTGCACGCAACAGTTGGTAAGATTTAGTCCCGTTCTGTCTCATTATTACACAAAATGGATTCAATTTGCCGAGCTGTCAGTAGAATAAATCAAAGATCTCTTTTAGCGGTTAAAATGTACTGGTCGTGTGTGGACACGCCTGAATGCCGATCTGCTCTTGTCGCAGGTACCCCCATAATGAGAGCACCCACCCCCGGGGAGGGGAAAGTGCCAGTCACGCTTTCCAAAGTCCAGAACATCCAGCCAGCAAACTCAAAGTCGGACACCTGACAGTCGTCGACATGAAGCCAGAGGGTGGAGAAGAGTGTGTGAGGAGTGATTTGAGAGCAGAGTGTGTGCGAGTGCGAAtacacacctgtgtgtgtgttgatctagATGTATATTTTCTCCTTTGAAAGGTCAACTTACCTGTTACTTATTATATCGGTTCCTTGTCCTTATTTGCCGTGTTTGACATTGAAGTTTGATTTTACGGTTACATGCAGTCGCTGCGGAGTTAATATAGAGACGTTCAAAAGGAATATCGATTGCTTAAAATTCATAGTTTTTCTAACAAAGCATATGCCGCTCTCGAGCCATGCCCAGAAATCAAACCTCAGACACCAATCAATAAAACACGGCTGCTGAACAACATAATCGCAGTTTCCACGGAGCATTTTCCTGCCGAGAGGATTCACATTatgaaaaaacagaaaaggatGGTGTTAGTGCTGGAGGGTGCAGAGCAGCAGATGCAGTGTTGTTTGAAGTCATTGCTGATTGGGCCCTGTTCACTGAAATGATCAAAAGACGCACCAGGCTCAACAACCATTATTTCTGCCTGGTGActaaaaacagagacagtgtgttATTGTGGGAGCTATACTCTTGTGTGCATTCTCGGTGTATTTATCCCTGAACTGTGAGCCAGACCTGTCCATCGCGGGCACACAACATGAATACGTGTACTATAACTGATGAGTACATAACAGAACACATACTTCTGCAAGTAGTCAGAACAAATTAGGCACAAGCTGATGAGAACAAACCTTGCGGGTATAGATCCCGAACTGACATTTTCATCTGTCTTGTTAGGCCTCTGATTTTGTCTTCTCCAGTAAATCCTCAGACAGGATCGATGAGACCGGACCAGACAGGCCGGTGAAAGCTACAATTGAACCGGACAGAACATGCAGAGCAGCGCAGTCTGCCACTAAATCACACAGCTTATACTTTCCGGGTGAGATAAACAAGGCGTTCATCATGTTGTCTATGGCAAACCCGTtcactctctgtccctctccctcctgagCCGGTCAAAGATGGAGATGGTGCCGAGGGTGCGTGAGGAGAGACAACATGACAGATATGTTACATAAcggggggggtgaggggagcGCGCTCAGCTCTCCTGTGAGAAGCTTGGCGCGAGCTCCAACTCACACGCTGTAACCGTAACTTACGACACAACAAGCTGTAAACAGTCACGTGTCGGTGCTTTTTAAaactttctctctttatgtttcataaatatgtgttttttgaATTTTTGGGACCACGCcactttaaattattattattatttacttttgttttttttatttttacatgaatTACAACACACTGGACTTGGATTCAAACTCTAACCCTTCATTTGTTACAGTGGTAGATACTGTCCAAGTGCCATCAAGCTACATGCCTCCCAATGTGTATCAATGCAGCAGCTCCTTCGAATTCATGCGGCAAGAACGGTGGATGCTCATTGTCTGAAATACCGTGCTGTTCATGTAACTTGACTTCTCACAGCCTCCGCTCCCGTCTTTACTGCCTTTCTTCTTTTGCTTTGAGAAATTCTGGAATTTTCATTTCAATGCTTAAACATATTCGgcacattcaaaacaaacaattgtAGCTATAGCTCTGAAGAACAACATACTAACAAAGGAGATGTTACAAAGGAACCAACTGTCAAGTAGTACAatacaggaagaaaaacaaagctgcTGTAACCAAACACTCCAGTTGGGCCAGTGTTGAGTAAGTGGATAATAAATGTGCTGATGTATTGCTACATGCTGTGAATTTGATTTTGTAttctttaaagcaacactatgaaACTTTAAACGATGGTTCACTGACTTGGAACAAGGGAAATGTTACCAGTTTCATTCCAACTCCTCACCCTGAACATCTGTTCTTGCTCTTTGTTACTTTTAGTCTTTGCTTATAATGATAAAATCAGTGCCCAGCAAGTTCAAGAGTAATGTCCaactgtagatcagttaaaaagacttaaaaatatctttaaaaacaacgTTGATTATTGATATCCGTGAAGAAACTTTTGAAGTAATCAGTTTGGTTTTTGTTGTCTTTggttttacattaaaaccacatAATCATTCAGACACGCAACCCAACAGAATGATCACCacttgtggctgcagagggcgctgtagCTCAGTAAAAGTTCCATGGTGTTGCTTTAATAGACCGGAGTTTAATTGTTCATTCCAGCCCAGAATCTGGGAGATTCTTTTTCtgttatgtgaaaaaaaagatgCTTTTGATCTTATTTCCTCTGATTCTATCTTCTACTGTCTGTTGCTGTAACAGTGGATTCTCCCAGTGAATAAAACAAGTGGACTGTACTTACTGAAGGTTGGATCGGATAAAGAACAAATACACAGACGGGTGAC from Pleuronectes platessa chromosome 10, fPlePla1.1, whole genome shotgun sequence harbors:
- the nrsn1 gene encoding neurensin-1, coding for MTSCPEICGSEYGEQVQANGNCQQYGVRSYLHQFYEECTASIWERDEDFQIQRSPSRWSSLLWKVCLVFGSLILVSGFIIVLVGYTTPTRIEAFGEDDLLFVDSHAVSFNRALDVCKLTGAVLFCVGGTSMAVGLLLSAFAKSYSKEELYLQQKFKERLADLHATVGTPIMRAPTPGEGKVPVTLSKVQNIQPANSKSDT